The following coding sequences are from one Frigoribacterium sp. Leaf415 window:
- a CDS encoding DUF2156 domain-containing protein gives MSADVTVAGPDAPTPPDPHEPGRVRQVAEGIGTRVVAFVRVRPVSLALALLLVVLAVASGSLTHAPSERLRDLVGAGLDPFEDRTSWLLVFGSVFFAGGPAQLVLAVVGVLVLVGAAERRMGRRHTVAAYLVTAVVATGVGVAVQALGQAVGETWALEVAAESTLHPLTPALGTIMTASAFFGPLWRRRIRLVGFSFVFAFVLYDGHPSGLYALLGALVGLVFGVVLAGPPVERGWLRSSHHEVRRLASTIVAVTAVGPVLTLLTRSPIGALSPLGMLFRDVLPGRSLSAACAAAGQGAPDRHAPPIGACARAAALAGIDGVPTVLLSLLPLAVLLVCAWYLRRGRRLALDVAVAVNGLLAVFAGLYYVVLPVTTDPVVDQPRHVVERVVLAVVAVAVPAAVAVGLFFLRRHFGVGAEGTRRPRFALVVVLSGLVLAVTFAVLAWLGRASFVPAIEPWTLLLDVPERFVPVGFVGLTRIGPVPDGGVVRAAFEWVGPLWWLVVLVGLVVGATRPGDVRPDAARAQVREIVHRGTPGTLSHMALWEGNRYWFTADGRAAVAYRVVTGIAITTGEPLCSADRLPEVTREFARWCDDQGLTPVFYSVRGELSPLYAEMGWATLPVGEETVLHPATFAMTGKKWQDVRSSINRATKNGVRAEWTRYADLRPAVARQIGEISEQWVAEKNLPEMGFTLGGVDELRDPDVALMLALDEDDSVQAVTSWLPSWRDGEVVGWTLDFMRRRPDSMNGVMEFVIASSALAMKEQGVEFLSLSAAPLATSAPSDGPATQTERVLTFLGRVLEPAYGFQTLLTFKKKFQPEFVPLVMAFPDPVQLPAIGTALGRAYLPDLSVGAVVRLVRTVV, from the coding sequence GTGAGCGCCGACGTGACCGTGGCCGGCCCGGACGCACCGACTCCGCCCGACCCCCACGAGCCGGGGCGGGTGCGACAGGTCGCAGAGGGCATCGGCACCCGTGTGGTGGCGTTCGTCCGCGTCCGTCCCGTGAGTCTCGCGCTCGCGCTGCTGCTCGTCGTGCTGGCCGTCGCCTCGGGCAGCCTGACGCACGCTCCGAGCGAGCGACTCCGGGACCTCGTCGGAGCGGGTCTCGACCCGTTCGAGGACCGCACCTCGTGGCTGCTCGTCTTCGGCTCGGTGTTCTTCGCCGGCGGTCCCGCCCAACTCGTCCTGGCCGTGGTCGGCGTCCTCGTGCTCGTGGGCGCCGCCGAGCGCCGCATGGGCCGGCGCCACACGGTCGCGGCCTACCTCGTGACGGCCGTCGTGGCGACCGGCGTCGGCGTCGCGGTGCAGGCCCTGGGGCAGGCGGTCGGCGAGACCTGGGCCCTCGAGGTGGCCGCCGAGTCCACCCTCCACCCGCTCACGCCCGCCCTCGGCACGATCATGACCGCCAGCGCGTTCTTCGGGCCGCTCTGGCGCCGCCGCATCCGGTTGGTCGGCTTCTCGTTCGTGTTCGCCTTCGTGCTGTACGACGGGCATCCCTCGGGTCTCTACGCACTCCTGGGTGCCCTCGTCGGGCTCGTGTTCGGGGTGGTGCTGGCCGGTCCTCCCGTCGAGCGCGGGTGGCTGCGCAGCTCGCACCACGAGGTGCGCCGCCTCGCGTCGACCATCGTCGCGGTGACGGCGGTCGGTCCCGTCCTGACCCTGCTCACCCGCAGCCCGATCGGGGCGCTCTCGCCCCTCGGCATGCTGTTCCGCGACGTCCTGCCGGGGCGGTCGCTCTCGGCCGCCTGCGCGGCTGCCGGACAGGGCGCACCCGACCGGCACGCGCCTCCCATCGGGGCCTGCGCGCGGGCCGCGGCCCTCGCCGGCATCGACGGCGTGCCGACCGTCTTGCTCAGCCTGCTGCCGCTGGCCGTCCTGCTCGTGTGTGCCTGGTACCTGCGGCGGGGTCGTCGCCTCGCCCTCGACGTGGCCGTCGCGGTCAACGGGCTGCTCGCCGTCTTCGCCGGCCTCTACTACGTGGTGTTGCCCGTCACGACCGACCCGGTCGTCGACCAGCCCCGTCACGTGGTCGAGAGGGTGGTGCTCGCCGTGGTGGCGGTCGCCGTTCCGGCCGCGGTCGCCGTCGGGCTGTTCTTCCTCCGTCGTCACTTCGGAGTCGGGGCCGAGGGGACGCGACGGCCGCGGTTCGCGCTCGTCGTCGTGCTGTCGGGTCTCGTGCTGGCCGTGACGTTCGCCGTCCTCGCATGGCTGGGGCGCGCCTCCTTCGTCCCGGCGATCGAACCGTGGACGCTGCTGCTCGACGTGCCCGAACGCTTCGTGCCGGTCGGGTTCGTCGGGCTCACCCGCATCGGGCCGGTGCCCGACGGCGGCGTCGTCCGGGCCGCGTTCGAGTGGGTGGGGCCGCTCTGGTGGCTCGTCGTGCTGGTCGGGCTCGTGGTGGGTGCCACACGGCCGGGCGACGTCCGTCCCGACGCGGCGCGTGCCCAGGTGCGCGAGATCGTGCACCGGGGGACCCCGGGCACGCTGTCGCACATGGCCCTCTGGGAGGGCAACCGGTACTGGTTCACGGCCGACGGTCGCGCCGCGGTCGCCTATCGCGTCGTCACGGGCATCGCCATCACCACGGGTGAGCCGCTGTGCTCGGCCGACCGGCTCCCCGAGGTGACCCGCGAGTTCGCCCGCTGGTGCGACGACCAAGGCCTCACCCCGGTCTTCTACAGCGTGCGGGGTGAGCTCTCGCCCCTGTACGCCGAGATGGGCTGGGCGACGCTGCCCGTCGGCGAGGAGACCGTGCTCCACCCGGCCACCTTCGCCATGACGGGCAAGAAGTGGCAGGACGTCCGGTCGAGCATCAACCGCGCGACGAAGAACGGGGTCCGGGCCGAGTGGACCCGCTACGCCGACCTCCGCCCCGCGGTCGCCCGCCAGATCGGCGAGATCAGCGAGCAGTGGGTCGCCGAGAAGAACCTGCCCGAGATGGGCTTCACCCTCGGCGGCGTGGACGAGTTGCGCGACCCCGACGTGGCGCTGATGCTCGCCCTGGACGAGGACGACTCGGTCCAGGCCGTGACGAGCTGGCTGCCCTCCTGGCGCGACGGAGAGGTCGTCGGCTGGACACTCGACTTCATGCGCCGTCGACCGGACAGCATGAACGGCGTGATGGAGTTCGTCATCGCCTCGTCGGCCCTGGCCATGAAAGAACAGGGCGTCGAGTTCCTCAGCCTCTCGGCGGCACCCCTCGCGACCAGTGCGCCGTCGGACGGCCCGGCGACGCAGACCGAGCGCGTGCTGACCTTCCTCGGGCGCGTGCTCGAGCCGGCCTACGGATTCCAGACCTTGCTGACCTTCAAGAAGAAGTTCCAGCCCGAGTTCGTGCCGCTCGTCATGGCCTTCCCCGATCCCGTGCAGCTGCCGGCCATCGGCACGGCCCTCGGCCGCGCCTACCTGCCCGACCTCTCGGTCGGGGCCGTCGTGCGGCTCGTCCGCACGGTGGTCTGA
- the leuA gene encoding 2-isopropylmalate synthase, with protein MKNAQQPSPMPIHKYRPFHEQIAVDLPDRTWPSKRITEAPRWCAVDLRDGNQALIDPMSPERKRIMFDLLVGMGYKEIEVGFPSASQTDFDFVRSLIDEGAIPDDVTIQVLTQAREHLIARTYESIAGAKQAIVHLYNSTSVLQRDVVFRTDRQGIVDIALEGVRLCLEAEKTIPETAVFYEYSPESYTGTELDFALDICNQVIEAFDATPERPVIVNLPATVEMATPNVYADSIEWMHRHLARRDSVILSLHPHNDRGTGIAAAELGYLAGADRIEGCLFGNGERTGNVDLVALGINLFTQGIDPQIDFSDLDMVKRTAEHCNQLPVHERSPWAGDLVYTAFSGSHQDAIKKGFEAMAATAASRGVDVDALEWAVPYLPVDPKDLGRSYEAVIRVNSQSGKGGVAYLLKADHAIDLPRKLQIEFSGVVQSRTDEEGGEMTSAHIWSIFQDEYLPADEADDKWGRFELTRTSTSSDMSGETVLDVDLRVGETVESTSARGTGPIAAFIAVLAEQGVQVKLYDYVEHTLSASGDAQAAAYVELDVDGTRLWGVGIDADISTASLKAIVSAVNRAIRTTTDVRELASV; from the coding sequence ATGAAGAACGCACAGCAGCCGTCGCCCATGCCGATCCACAAGTACCGGCCCTTCCACGAGCAGATCGCCGTCGACCTTCCCGACCGCACCTGGCCCTCGAAGCGCATCACCGAGGCGCCGCGCTGGTGCGCCGTCGACCTGCGCGACGGCAACCAGGCGCTGATCGACCCGATGAGCCCCGAGCGCAAGCGCATCATGTTCGACCTGCTGGTCGGCATGGGCTACAAAGAGATCGAGGTCGGCTTCCCGAGCGCCTCGCAGACCGACTTCGACTTCGTGCGAAGCCTCATCGACGAGGGTGCCATCCCGGACGACGTGACGATCCAGGTGCTGACCCAGGCGCGCGAGCACCTGATCGCCCGCACCTACGAGTCGATCGCCGGCGCCAAGCAGGCCATCGTCCACCTGTACAACTCGACGAGCGTGCTGCAGCGCGACGTCGTGTTCCGTACCGACCGTCAGGGCATCGTCGACATCGCGCTCGAGGGCGTCCGGCTGTGCCTCGAGGCCGAGAAGACCATCCCCGAGACGGCCGTCTTCTACGAGTACTCGCCCGAGAGCTACACCGGCACCGAGCTCGACTTCGCGCTCGACATCTGCAACCAGGTGATCGAGGCCTTCGACGCGACGCCCGAGCGCCCCGTGATCGTCAACCTGCCGGCGACCGTCGAGATGGCGACCCCCAACGTCTACGCCGACTCGATCGAGTGGATGCACCGTCACCTGGCCCGTCGCGACAGCGTCATCCTGTCGCTGCACCCGCACAACGACCGGGGCACCGGCATCGCCGCCGCCGAGCTGGGCTACCTGGCCGGCGCCGACCGCATCGAGGGCTGCCTCTTCGGCAACGGCGAGCGCACCGGCAACGTCGACCTCGTCGCGCTGGGCATCAACCTGTTCACCCAGGGCATCGACCCGCAGATCGACTTCAGCGACCTCGACATGGTCAAGCGCACGGCCGAACACTGCAACCAGCTGCCCGTGCACGAGCGCAGCCCGTGGGCCGGCGACCTCGTCTACACGGCGTTCTCCGGTTCGCACCAGGACGCCATCAAGAAGGGCTTCGAGGCCATGGCCGCCACCGCGGCGTCGCGCGGCGTCGACGTCGACGCCCTCGAGTGGGCGGTGCCGTACCTGCCGGTCGACCCCAAAGACCTGGGACGCAGCTACGAGGCGGTCATCCGGGTCAACTCGCAGTCGGGCAAGGGCGGCGTGGCCTACCTGCTCAAGGCCGACCACGCGATCGACTTGCCGCGCAAACTGCAGATCGAGTTCAGCGGCGTCGTCCAGTCACGCACCGACGAAGAGGGCGGCGAGATGACGAGCGCCCACATCTGGTCGATCTTCCAGGACGAGTACCTGCCCGCCGACGAGGCCGACGACAAGTGGGGTCGCTTCGAGCTGACCCGGACGAGCACCTCGAGCGACATGTCGGGCGAGACCGTGCTCGACGTCGACCTGCGGGTCGGCGAGACCGTCGAGTCGACCTCAGCCCGCGGCACCGGACCCATCGCGGCGTTCATCGCCGTGCTCGCCGAGCAGGGCGTCCAGGTCAAGCTGTACGACTACGTCGAGCACACCCTCAGCGCCTCGGGCGACGCGCAGGCCGCTGCCTACGTCGAGCTCGACGTCGACGGCACCCGGCTCTGGGGCGTCGGCATCGACGCCGACATCTCGACGGCCTCGCTCAAGGCCATCGTCTCGGCGGTGAACCGCGCCATCCGCACGACGACCGACGTGCGCGAGCTCGCCTCGGTCTAG
- a CDS encoding trimeric intracellular cation channel family protein: protein MHATVFAVPLWVDLLAVGIGSLQGAMFASEYKDRRLDLLGIAIIGIATGLGGGVLRDVLLGEVPRAMTSNWYLLVAVAAAIVGMALQRVFTRLAGVITVLDALTIGLLGAIGSTKALSLGLPEIPAVFVGVIAAVGGSVLRDLLMNLTIAMMHVGSLYAVAAAGGTVVLVVAVSLGAPVAVSAIAGTSITLVIRMLAVRFGWTLPEQRALSRLPRWRRPR, encoded by the coding sequence GTGCACGCCACAGTCTTCGCCGTACCCCTGTGGGTGGACCTCCTCGCCGTCGGCATCGGCAGCCTGCAGGGGGCGATGTTCGCCTCCGAGTACAAGGACCGGCGTCTCGACCTGCTCGGCATCGCCATCATCGGCATCGCCACCGGTCTCGGCGGCGGCGTGCTGCGCGACGTCCTGCTCGGCGAGGTGCCCCGGGCCATGACGAGCAACTGGTACCTGCTCGTCGCCGTCGCGGCCGCGATCGTCGGCATGGCGCTGCAGCGGGTGTTCACCCGGCTGGCGGGGGTCATCACCGTGCTCGACGCCCTCACGATCGGCCTGCTCGGCGCGATCGGGTCGACCAAGGCGCTCTCGCTCGGACTGCCCGAGATCCCGGCCGTGTTCGTCGGGGTCATCGCGGCCGTCGGCGGCTCGGTGCTGCGCGACCTGCTGATGAACCTCACCATCGCGATGATGCACGTGGGGTCGCTCTACGCCGTGGCGGCGGCCGGCGGCACCGTCGTGCTGGTCGTGGCCGTGTCGCTCGGGGCACCCGTGGCCGTCTCCGCCATCGCGGGCACGTCGATCACGCTGGTCATCCGCATGCTGGCGGTCCGGTTCGGGTGGACCCTGCCCGAACAGCGCGCCCTCAGCCGGCTCCCCCGCTGGCGCCGGCCCCGCTGA
- the recO gene encoding DNA repair protein RecO, translated as MPVYRDECVVLRTHKLGEADRILTMLSRNHGKIRAVAKGVRRTASKFGARLEPMMVADLQLYEGRSLDIVQQAESLGSYGAVIAADYESYTAGSVMVETADKLTEAEAGLQQYLLLVGALRSLARHEHAPQLTLDSYLLRALSIAGWSPSFGDCAVTGEPGPHSAFVVQLGGVVADSHAPPGAPRLTQEALALLGALLTGDWGHAEDSPDATRNQASGVVAAYTQWHLERGLRSLQHVDRVPGRERP; from the coding sequence GTGCCCGTCTACCGTGATGAATGCGTCGTCTTGCGCACCCATAAGCTGGGTGAGGCCGACCGCATCCTCACGATGCTCAGCCGCAACCACGGCAAGATCCGGGCCGTGGCCAAGGGCGTCCGGCGGACGGCCTCGAAGTTCGGCGCGCGGCTCGAGCCGATGATGGTCGCCGACCTCCAGCTCTACGAGGGCCGTTCGCTCGACATCGTGCAGCAGGCCGAGTCGCTCGGTTCGTACGGTGCCGTGATCGCGGCCGACTACGAGAGCTACACGGCCGGCAGCGTGATGGTCGAGACGGCCGACAAGCTGACCGAGGCCGAGGCGGGTCTGCAGCAGTACCTCCTGCTCGTCGGGGCCCTCCGCTCGCTCGCGCGTCACGAGCACGCTCCCCAGCTCACGCTCGACTCGTACCTCCTGCGTGCGCTCAGCATCGCGGGCTGGTCGCCGAGCTTCGGCGACTGCGCCGTCACCGGTGAACCCGGGCCGCACTCGGCCTTCGTCGTGCAGCTGGGTGGCGTGGTGGCCGACTCGCACGCGCCTCCCGGCGCTCCGCGCTTGACGCAGGAGGCGCTGGCCCTGTTGGGCGCGCTGCTCACGGGGGACTGGGGCCACGCCGAGGACTCGCCCGACGCGACCCGCAACCAGGCGAGCGGCGTCGTCGCCGCCTACACGCAGTGGCACCTCGAACGGGGACTGCGATCGCTGCAGCACGTCGACCGGGTGCCCGGAAGAGAGAGACCGTGA
- a CDS encoding isoprenyl transferase, translated as MKKTHRDAADFRPLDWTGVHPPAMPRSAVPEHVAIVMDGNGRWANGRGLTRVEGHKAGEMSLLDVVAGAIQIGVKHLSVYAFSTENWKRSPDEVRFLMGFNRDVLHRRRDQLNAWGVRVRWAGRKPRLWGSVIKELQFAEELTKGNDVLTLTMCVNYGGRTEIADAVRSIADDVAAGRIKPSAVGEKLIQKRLYAPELPDVDLFVRSSGEQRTSNFMLWQSAYAEMVFLDRLWPDFTRTDLWQAVDTYASRTRRFGGAVDTPTPA; from the coding sequence GTGAAGAAGACCCACCGCGACGCCGCCGACTTCCGCCCGCTCGACTGGACCGGCGTCCACCCGCCGGCGATGCCGAGGAGCGCCGTGCCCGAGCACGTCGCGATCGTCATGGACGGCAACGGGCGCTGGGCCAACGGGCGCGGCCTCACGCGCGTCGAGGGGCACAAGGCGGGCGAGATGTCGCTGCTCGACGTGGTCGCCGGGGCGATCCAGATCGGCGTGAAGCACCTGAGCGTCTACGCGTTCTCGACCGAGAACTGGAAGCGTTCGCCCGACGAGGTGCGTTTCCTGATGGGCTTCAACCGCGACGTGCTGCACCGCCGCCGCGACCAGCTGAACGCCTGGGGGGTGCGGGTCCGCTGGGCCGGACGGAAACCGCGGCTGTGGGGGTCGGTGATCAAAGAACTGCAGTTCGCCGAAGAGCTGACGAAGGGCAACGACGTCCTGACGTTGACGATGTGCGTCAACTACGGCGGGCGGACCGAGATCGCCGACGCGGTGCGCTCGATCGCCGACGACGTCGCGGCCGGCCGGATCAAGCCCTCGGCCGTGGGCGAGAAGCTGATCCAGAAGCGGTTGTACGCTCCCGAACTGCCCGACGTCGACCTGTTCGTGCGCAGCTCGGGCGAGCAGCGCACGAGCAACTTCATGCTCTGGCAGTCCGCCTACGCCGAGATGGTGTTCCTCGATCGGCTGTGGCCCGACTTCACCCGTACCGACCTGTGGCAGGCCGTCGACACCTACGCCTCGCGCACCCGTCGGTTCGGGGGAGCGGTGGACACCCCGACCCCGGCCTGA
- a CDS encoding LysR family transcriptional regulator, translating into MTDDLDLASLRVVRAVADTGTITAAAALLGYSQPAVSQQLRRAERQVGQPLVLRAGRGVALTEAGQRLAAHAVHVQAALDAARQDLDALGGVATGRVTLAGFPSASSTIVPDVLSRLRDRHPGLTVDYVEAEPPEALARLRDGSADVAVTFRHGGDTGGERDLDGLLHRASFVDRTVLVLPTAHPFAGGDDFAGLADERWIGGCPRCRGHLLATCAASGFEPEIVLETDNALAVLGLVAAGLGVALLPGLSLVSAAVPAGVRVVGLDEGLARVVHVVHGRGGDRVPSVRAVLDAFEQVDGDALGLVPVRRGEPSVAPG; encoded by the coding sequence ATGACCGACGATCTCGATCTCGCGTCGCTGCGCGTCGTCCGCGCCGTCGCGGACACCGGCACGATCACGGCGGCCGCCGCCCTGCTCGGCTACAGCCAACCCGCCGTCAGCCAGCAGCTCCGGCGGGCCGAACGCCAGGTCGGTCAGCCGCTCGTGCTGCGTGCGGGACGCGGCGTCGCCCTCACCGAGGCCGGTCAGAGGCTCGCGGCCCACGCCGTGCACGTGCAGGCGGCCCTCGACGCCGCGCGGCAGGACCTCGACGCCCTGGGCGGCGTCGCCACGGGCCGCGTCACACTGGCCGGCTTCCCCAGCGCGTCGTCCACGATCGTCCCCGACGTGCTGTCACGGCTACGCGACCGCCACCCCGGCCTGACGGTCGACTACGTCGAGGCGGAACCCCCGGAGGCGCTGGCACGACTGCGGGACGGCTCGGCGGACGTCGCGGTCACCTTCCGCCACGGCGGCGACACCGGGGGCGAACGCGACCTCGACGGGCTGCTGCACCGCGCCTCCTTCGTCGACCGCACGGTGCTGGTCCTGCCGACGGCGCACCCGTTCGCAGGCGGCGACGACTTCGCCGGCCTGGCGGACGAGAGGTGGATCGGCGGATGCCCCCGCTGCCGGGGCCACCTGCTCGCCACCTGCGCCGCGTCCGGGTTCGAGCCCGAGATCGTGCTCGAGACGGACAACGCCCTGGCCGTGCTCGGTCTCGTCGCGGCGGGGCTCGGCGTCGCGCTGCTGCCGGGGCTGTCGTTGGTGTCCGCCGCCGTGCCTGCCGGGGTGCGCGTGGTCGGCCTGGACGAGGGCCTCGCCCGGGTGGTGCACGTCGTCCACGGGCGGGGCGGCGACCGCGTGCCGAGCGTGCGCGCGGTCCTGGACGCCTTCGAGCAGGTGGACGGCGACGCGCTGGGCCTCGTGCCGGTCCGACGGGGCGAGCCGTCGGTGGCGCCGGGTTAG
- a CDS encoding aminotransferase class V-fold PLP-dependent enzyme has protein sequence MTESRPDLFAPAPGYLAACTMGLPMRSTVEALRTDLDRWSSGRAGPVAYGAVVEEARAAFARLARVDVGRVAIASQTSAMVAVIAASVPDGAEVLVPTGDFSSIVYPFVVQEARGVRVRSVPLDEVAGSVGPDTHLVAWSAVQSATGEVADDAAIVAAAARHGALTLCDLTQAAGVRPVDASRYDASVTHAYKWLCCPRGVAFLTLGERLQRVMVPAQAGWYAGDDVWGSCYGPEMRLAADARAFDVSPAWQAWAGALPALRTFAGLDADETWAHAAGTGDALCSRLGIEAQGRAIVTWADPDGRDQRLLGDAGLVVSGRAGRVRVAFHLWNDESDVEAVAVALGR, from the coding sequence ATGACCGAGTCCCGTCCCGACCTCTTCGCCCCTGCTCCGGGGTACCTCGCGGCCTGCACCATGGGCCTGCCGATGCGGTCGACGGTCGAGGCGCTGCGAACCGACCTCGACCGGTGGTCGTCCGGTCGGGCCGGGCCCGTCGCCTACGGCGCCGTCGTCGAGGAGGCGCGCGCGGCCTTCGCCCGGCTGGCCCGGGTCGACGTCGGCCGCGTCGCCATCGCGTCCCAGACGTCGGCGATGGTCGCGGTGATCGCGGCCTCGGTCCCGGACGGCGCCGAGGTGCTCGTGCCCACGGGCGACTTCAGCTCGATCGTCTACCCCTTCGTGGTGCAGGAGGCGCGGGGCGTCCGGGTGCGGAGCGTCCCGCTCGACGAGGTGGCCGGCTCGGTCGGGCCCGACACGCACCTCGTGGCCTGGTCGGCCGTCCAGTCCGCCACGGGCGAGGTCGCCGACGACGCGGCCATCGTCGCCGCGGCGGCCCGTCACGGGGCGCTGACGCTGTGCGACCTGACCCAGGCCGCCGGCGTGCGACCCGTCGACGCCTCGCGGTACGACGCCAGCGTCACGCACGCCTACAAGTGGTTGTGCTGCCCGCGCGGGGTGGCGTTCCTCACCCTGGGGGAGCGGCTGCAGCGCGTCATGGTGCCGGCGCAGGCCGGTTGGTACGCGGGCGACGACGTCTGGGGCTCGTGCTACGGCCCCGAGATGCGGCTCGCCGCGGACGCCCGGGCGTTCGACGTCTCGCCCGCCTGGCAGGCCTGGGCCGGGGCCCTGCCCGCGCTCCGCACGTTCGCCGGGCTCGACGCCGACGAGACCTGGGCCCACGCCGCCGGGACGGGCGACGCGCTCTGCTCGCGGCTCGGGATCGAGGCGCAGGGCCGCGCGATCGTGACCTGGGCCGATCCCGACGGACGCGACCAGCGCCTCCTCGGCGACGCCGGTCTCGTGGTCTCGGGGCGCGCCGGTCGCGTCCGCGTGGCGTTCCACCTCTGGAACGACGAGAGCGACGTCGAGGCCGTCGCCGTCGCGCTCGGCCGGTGA
- a CDS encoding glycine--tRNA ligase, protein MAAPNRLDSVIALAKRRGFVFQSGEIYGGSRSAWDYGPLGVALKENIKRQWWQTMVQGRDDVVGLDSAVILPRQVWEASGHVEVFSDPLVESLHTHKRYRADHLLEAYEAKHGHPPENGLADVRDPDTGQPGSWTEPQNFSGLLKTFLGPVDNEQGMAYLRPETAQGIFTNFDNILQSSRIKPPFGIGQIGKSFRNEITPGNFIFRTREFEQMEMEFFVEPGTDEEWHQYWIDQRFQWYVDLGIDPENLRLYEHAAEKLSHYSKRTVDIEYRFRFAGGEFGELEGIANRTDYDLKTHAAASGKDLTYFDQAKNERWTPFVIEPAAGLTRSLMAFLVDAYTEDEAPNAKGGVDKRTVLKLDRRLAPIKVAVLPLSRNEQLSPMARGLAADLRKYWNIDFDDAGAIGRRYRRQDEIGTPFCVTVDFDSLEDDAVTVRERDTMAQQRIPLAGLRAYLAEQLLGA, encoded by the coding sequence GTGGCAGCACCCAACCGTCTCGATTCCGTCATCGCCCTGGCCAAGCGCCGCGGCTTCGTCTTCCAGTCGGGAGAGATCTACGGCGGTTCGCGCTCGGCCTGGGACTACGGGCCCCTCGGCGTCGCGCTGAAGGAGAACATCAAGCGCCAGTGGTGGCAGACCATGGTGCAGGGCCGCGACGACGTCGTCGGCCTCGACTCGGCGGTCATCCTGCCGCGTCAGGTGTGGGAGGCCTCGGGCCACGTCGAGGTCTTCAGCGACCCGCTGGTCGAGTCGCTGCACACCCACAAGCGTTACCGCGCGGACCACCTGCTCGAGGCGTACGAGGCCAAGCACGGCCACCCGCCCGAGAACGGCCTGGCCGACGTCCGCGACCCCGACACCGGGCAGCCCGGCTCGTGGACCGAACCGCAGAACTTCTCGGGCCTGCTCAAGACCTTCCTCGGCCCGGTCGACAACGAGCAGGGCATGGCCTACCTGCGACCCGAGACCGCGCAGGGCATCTTCACCAACTTCGACAACATCCTGCAGTCGTCACGCATCAAGCCGCCGTTCGGCATCGGCCAGATCGGCAAGAGCTTCCGCAACGAGATCACGCCCGGCAACTTCATCTTCCGCACGCGCGAGTTCGAGCAGATGGAGATGGAGTTCTTCGTCGAGCCCGGCACCGACGAAGAGTGGCACCAGTACTGGATCGACCAGCGGTTCCAGTGGTACGTCGACCTCGGCATCGACCCCGAGAACCTGCGCCTCTACGAGCACGCCGCCGAGAAGCTCTCGCACTACTCGAAGCGCACCGTCGACATCGAGTACCGTTTCCGCTTCGCCGGCGGCGAGTTCGGCGAGCTCGAGGGCATCGCGAACCGCACCGACTACGACCTCAAGACCCACGCCGCCGCCTCGGGCAAAGACCTGACCTACTTCGACCAGGCCAAGAACGAGCGATGGACGCCCTTCGTCATCGAGCCCGCGGCCGGCCTGACCCGCTCGCTCATGGCGTTCCTCGTCGACGCGTACACCGAAGACGAGGCGCCGAACGCGAAGGGCGGGGTCGACAAGCGCACCGTGCTGAAGCTCGACCGGCGCCTGGCTCCGATCAAGGTCGCCGTCCTGCCGCTCAGCCGCAACGAGCAGCTGTCGCCCATGGCCCGGGGGCTCGCCGCGGACCTCCGCAAGTACTGGAACATCGACTTCGACGACGCCGGGGCCATCGGCCGCCGCTACCGCCGCCAGGACGAGATCGGCACGCCATTCTGCGTCACCGTCGACTTCGACTCACTCGAGGACGACGCCGTGACCGTGCGTGAGCGCGACACCATGGCCCAGCAGCGCATCCCGCTGGCCGGGCTGCGGGCCTACCTGGCCGAGCAGCTGCTCGGCGCGTAG